A region from the Neomonachus schauinslandi chromosome 2, ASM220157v2, whole genome shotgun sequence genome encodes:
- the LOC110571320 gene encoding LOW QUALITY PROTEIN: retinal rod rhodopsin-sensitive cGMP 3',5'-cyclic phosphodiesterase subunit delta-like (The sequence of the model RefSeq protein was modified relative to this genomic sequence to represent the inferred CDS: inserted 1 base in 1 codon), with amino-acid sequence MPTRRTLCREGDPEILRGLLSLRGGEKGSGAGAEGRERPVRVWPRQLLARGLQARLRLRPPFLGTVCEAPRGQCRRAAGGDHRILSAKDERAREILRGFKLNWMNLRDAETGKVLWQGTEDLSVPGEEHEARVPKKILKCKAVSRELNFSSAEQMEKFRLEXGQGLEEWFFEFGFVTPNSTNTWQSLIEAAPESQMTPASVPTGNVIIETKCFEDDLLVSTSRVRLFYV; translated from the exons ATGCCAACGAGGAGGACACTGTGCCGGGAAGGAGATCCAGAAATTCTGAGGGGTCTCTTGAGTCTAAG aggaggggagaagggatcAGGAGCgggagctgaggggagggagaggccggTCCGGGTCTGGCCGCGGCAGCTGCTCGCCCGAGGTCTCCAGGCCCGGCTGCGGCTCCGTCCTCCGTTCCTGGGCACCGTCTGCGAAGCTCCGCGGGGCCAGTGTAGGAGAGCTGCAGGCGGCGACCACCGCATCCTGTCAGCAAAGGACGAGCGGGCCAGGGAGATCCTGAGGGGCTTCAAACTAAACTGGATGAACCTCCGGGATGCTGAGACAGGGAAGGTACTGTGGCAAGGAACAGAAGATCTGTCAGTCCCTGGAGAGGAGCATGAAGCCCGTGTTCCCAAGAAAATCCTCAAGTGCAAGGCAGTGTCTCGAGAATTGAACTTCTCTTCAGCAgagcaaatggaaaaattccGCCTGG CAGGGCAAGGTCTGGAAGAGTGGTTCTTCGAGTTTGGCTTTGTGACCCCGAACTCCACAAACACCTGGCAGTCCCTGATAGAGGCAGCGCCCGAGTCCCAGATGACGCCCGCCAGCGTGCCGACTGGGAATGTTATCATAGAGACAAAGTGTTTTGAAGACGATCTTCTTGTAAGCACATCCAGAGTGAGACTTTTCTACGTttga